From the genome of Odocoileus virginianus isolate 20LAN1187 ecotype Illinois chromosome 4, Ovbor_1.2, whole genome shotgun sequence:
GCTCATCACTTTTCAAAAAAGAACTAGTTTCAACTCACTTCCTAGGACCTGCTGTGTCCCATTATTTGGTTTTTACATGGATTACACTGATTCTATCATCCATAACCAGAGTCCAGGAGACctcaaagggaaagaaataggaTCAGTGAGCATTTCATGAAATTCAGACTTCAATGTGATTTTACCAAGTACAATACAGACAACatcaaagcaattattttttcGTTTTCTTCTATTCATGTGCAGGGGTGAGGCTAATTCACAGAGACAGTGTATCATTTCACTAATACATTATTTATTCTAACTATATTTAGAATACCAAATATATTtagattataaaaaaaataaaaaggaaaaagaaaaaatccttttCTTGTTCCTCCAGAGACTCTTTCTGGCCTGTGACAGAAAGAGGACATGCAGTGGGGagtccagcagatgttagcagaAGTGgaaatgttggtttctgccaagtGAAATCCCTTTGGCTCAAGTAATGTTAAAGATCACAGCGTAAGAAAACTCAGATAATGAACTGCAGATATGATAAATATCCCCTTTCCCTATTTCTTCTTCAATCAGTGTTTATTAGTAGCCAagtgagggctgggggtgggagggtaggCAAAAATCAAATATCAGAAAATGATGTCATTTGATTgactcattttttcctttcagaattgTTCTGGGGGATGAGTTGGGAAATAGATCATCAATGGGCTGTCGGCTAGAAGGAGGACGGACATTTTGCCTACGTGATCTAAGTGATTGATAGGAATTCAAACCACATTCTATCATCAGATTAAAAAGGTTatgtcaaaaaaagagaaataagaggaCTGGAAGATGTGGGCTGTAGCCTCTAATGCCATATGATAACTCAGCTGTTTTGTGATGGAACATTTAGAGACAGAGACATGTAGCCAAGACCATCTGGCCTCACCACAGGGGAAACCAAGGCTTTCTAACTTCCAACTGTGAGTCAAAAGGTATGGGAAATCAAGGTAAAATTCCTTGTTTTGGGGTGAGATCTCGTTGAGGGGTTTCTTCTGCCCCTGCCTGGGCGACTTGGGGGGAGGGCTACACGTAGTCGTACTTGGAAGGGTGAGACTGTCCCTCATCCTCTGTGCGGGCACCCCCGTCATATATCTTCTTGTTTCTGGTGCTGGACTCAAAGCCAGTGCTGGCTTTGAAGCCTCCAGGCCTGTAGGCAACGTTGTGACCTGAGGCGTGGTAAGAGACGGCTTTGtagctgaaagaaaaagaaacactctaTGACCAACTAGAGATGTATTTGGTAGCAGGACAAATAACCCGTTTTCTTTAGGATGTCTGACTTTTAGCACTGAAAGTCCAGTGTCCCAGGAAACACTTAGCCCTGGGTAAACTGAGAGTGCTGCTGTTTTGGGCTTTGGAACACTGGCTTTTTAGCCTCTGCAGTGGAGCAGAATTTCTTGCTTTGTATTAGAGCTGGGGGTTAGTGACCAGTGAGTTCCATCTGTTCATCAATTCAGATGAAGCTGAACCAGAAACAATGTTCAGGGGAACATGGTTATGCCAAAGAATCATAGAATTTGTAAGCTGATCAGTATGTATGAGCAACCCATCTCTGCTAATCTGCTCAGTATGTGGATGAGgtaacagaggctcagagaaggcagaTGAGTGGCTAGAGGTCACAGGACTGGTGAGCAGGAGAGCCAGACGGAGCCAGGGCTCCCAATCCCAGTCCCAGTGAGAGAAGTCCAATAGGTGTTCTCAGCAGTGGTACTACTaacattttgaaagtgaaaatctttGTTGCAGGGGCCTATCCTATGCTTTGCAGGATGTTTAGCAATATCCCTGACCTCCACCCACCAGATTTCCATATTACCCAACCCTCCACTCCAGAGCAATAACAATCGAGAGTCTTTAGATGTTGCCAAATATCTCCTGGGGACCAGGGCAGGgtaaggggtggggagaggtggagagGTGGATACAACTGCTCCCAGCTGAGAATCATCGAGttacagaatactggagttggggaATAGCCAAGAGGgctgtttcatttttccttcaataGCATCACTTCTAAATCTGCTCAGGCTGACATATTCCTGTTCTGTTCTTTAGGCTTCCCCATAAAGGATAAGGGTCATGATCCTTCTGTAAATAGCATTCTTCTGTATACATATGCTGATTGTTCTGGCTGCAAATCATATGTTAAAATGGGCTTGGATCAAATGTCTGATTACATTGGGATGGGGAGACTCACTTGGTTTCCTCGGGGGCCAGACCCCGGCAAGCGATGCACATCAGCACACCCCCAATCAGCGTGAGGCCTCCAGCGACCCATCCCACGAACAGAGCTGCACCAAAGGTGTACctgggtggggagacagtggctaTGAATGTGGCTGACTCTGCGCGGGCTCTACCCTGTGAATCTGGCCATACTCATCCTCTTGGTCCCCACTATTGGATTCCACAGCTACCCCAGATTGCCCCTGAACACACAGTCCTTTGGGTCACAGTCAACTGAATCAGGTGCTCTGAGATCATGATTGGAAATGAAGATACTCAGTAAAACAGTTGTGAGATTCTTATGCCCCTAACATCACTCAGGCATAGAATTCATTGTGAGTCTCTAACTTCAGAGAAACACCTTAGGAAAATTCCACTTCTTCCCTATTGGCAAAGGGAAGTGTCTTGAAGGTTTGGCAAGAGAAGTTCGAGTGATATGGGATCAGTCTCAAGTTATTATTTCAGAAGGAATTTTGGTCTCTTGAGTTCTTACTGTGGACCAAGAAGCTTTCATCATCTCTGACTCAAGTAACCCTGGTAACCATCCATGCCAGTAGGAGCATGGATGCTGTTTTTTGAAAGACCTAATGCGAAGAGaccattatttcttcattcatttctttacttacttggtcaacaagtatttattgatctCCTACTATGTGCCTCCTACTGCCTGGCACTGGGACAGAGgggtgaacaagacagacacagACCACACCCTCATGGTGCTTCTGTTCCAGCCCACACTGAATTCTAACCTGTGGAAGTCTGACTCTAAAACTGGTGAACTTCTCCTTGTGAATTACATCCAAACAGGATTATCTGAGAACAAAAATCTCTGAAGTTGCCTGTCCAAGAGACATGGGCAGGTTCTAAGGAGATGATGTAAGAGAGCAATGGTGGGCATTAGCCCTGGATCCCCGGTAGGAGGTGACATTTCCAGGCAGGGGCAGTGACACTAGGCATCCAGATACTGCAGACAAGGTGGGCTTTTCTAGGTAGGGTGACCAATCATCTTAATTTGCCCGTGACAGAGAAGTTTCCTAGGATCTAGGCCTATCAGTGCTAAAAGTAGGTAAGTCccaggaaaacagtgacagactttattttcttgggctccaaaatcactgtggacagtgactgcagccatgaaattaaaagatgctttctccttggaagaaaagctatgacaaacctagacaatgtataaaaagcagagacatcacctcgctgacaaaggtccatatagtcaaggctacagtttttccactagtcatgtatggatgtgagagttggaccataaagaaggctgagtgcctaagaattgatgcttttgaattgtggtgttggagaagactcttgaggatcctTTGGgaagcaaggagattaaaccagtcaatcctaaaggatatcaaccctgaatattcattggaaggactgatgctgaagctgaagttccaatacatactttggccacctgatgcaaagagctgattgattggaaaagaccctgatgctgggaaagattgaaggcaggaggagaagtgggtgacagaggatgaggtggttggatggcatcactgactcaatggacatgagtttgagcaagctctgggagatggtgaaggacagggaagcctggcatgctgcagcccatggggtcgcagagagtcagatacgacttagtgactgaacaacaaccaccacccagGGAAACCAGGATGAGTTGATCAGCATGCTTCTTAGTTGTCCTTGTAGTTAAGAGACCATGGGAGGACTGTAAAGGAGGATGAGGGCATCTTATGGGGATAATATCTTTCCCATTCTTAAAACAACACAGGAACACACATGGTGAATGGAGTTCCAGGGAGCCAGAGAGTAATGGATGCTCACACTCATTTGTCTTCCATGATGGTGTTGCTGGAGAAATACCAAGCATATCCACTCCAAAGATGATGGGTCATTTAGGTATAATATTTACATGGCTCTCCTAGAAAAAGATCTTTCTCCTTCAGGAATTTGCTGCTGCTTCTTGCTATGAAATACATTCCTTTGAAGTGGCTAAATGAAAACAGGTGTTGGAATTCCTCTTGCATCTTTGTAAAGTTCTACTCTGCTTGCGACACCAAATTACAGTGAGGTTTCATCTCCCTCTGCTAGGCTGTGACCTCCATGAGAACAAGGACTTTGTTGTTATTCCAAGAACTCAGAGTGATTCCTGGTGCACAGCAGGTGTTCGATACATTTGTAGaatgaatgagttaatgaatGAGAGAAAGAGCAGCCATACAAGGAAGAAACATCACTTTTTCACCTATATTGCACCTCACTCATTTCTATTCTAGCTTTTCCCTGTCCCTAGCTGGGTTCCTGTCACTGACTGGAGATGTGGGGTGATGCTCATTTACATGCTTGGGTTAACAGTGCCTGTTTCATTGCTACCACAATGGGGCCTGTGTAAGAGTGTTAGATAAATACTGTGAACTGTCGCTGTATTTCAATGGAAATGTCAGATCAGCCTCAAGTCATATCACCAAGGATATTTCACTGAAATGAAGTTTATGAATTTACAGATCATTGTTGATTTATGATATGGCATGGTTGACTCTGATAAATTTTTGCTATTTCAGGCGCTGACAGTCACATTAGGCATATGTGCTTAATCGGATTTTTACAACAATGTTCACTGAGAAATAGTGAGTCTAGATTAGGAGGTTACCTGGTCTGAACGGTCTGCACCATCCCCCCCATGCTGGTGTACATGCTAGCTGTGGACATCCAGAAGTTAGTAACCAGCATGTTGGCAAACACAGACACTCCAGCGATCGCACAGAGACCTGCAAGCAAAGAACAAGAAGACTCTGGAGTCAGCTTTAAAGGGATCACATTGTTTGTGAGGCAGTGTATGCTTACATGAGTTTAGATGAGCAGGTTGCAGAATACTCCATTCCTATAACAGAATGGTCAGTTCAAGCACTGATTACTGAATTCTCACTTTGAGTTGGGCTGTCTCTTATTTCTACTTGTGGAAGCATAGGTGTGTGTGCAGAAAGAGATTTTCCATCTCAGGACAAGGGGTCAATagtacaaatattaatatttggggCCTGGTCCTTTGACAATGTCAAGGGCTCTTCCCTTAAAATCATTTTGTAAAGTCTCAACAAAATAATGCCTTTAAGGATAGAGTCATGAGACTATCTTAGAGTTGAGAATCTCCTATAATGAGGTGAGGCTGGCAGCTAAGAGGGACCTTAGCACTCGTGGTAATTCTGTAGAGTGCAATCGAGGCTTAATCTCAGATCTTGAAGCCCAGTGTGTAAAGCTCTTACCCATGTTCAGACTATGCTCAGTAGGGAGAAGCTGTGTTTTCTCTGCCAGAATGATTTTGTTTTGACATTCCCGGATGTGATTCTGAAAGAGGGATCCCCAGGCTCCTTGTTTACCTGCGATGATGAACATGATCCCAGAGGTGAGTGTCATTTTGGCTTTGGCGGAGTCATCCATGTTGCCAATACGGATGCACTTTAGGGCAAAGATGGCCACCAGGAGGCCAATGACACTCAGGATGATGCCCACGATCATCAGGGCTCGCACTGCCTGCAGCATGGCTGTGGGACAAGGGGCAGGACACAAGCAGACAGATAAGACCACCTCAGCCAGA
Proteins encoded in this window:
- the CLDN18 gene encoding claudin-18 isoform X2, with product MSVTACQGLGFVVSLLGIAGVIAATCMDQWSTQDLYNNPVTAVFNYQGLWRSCVRESSGFTECRGYFTLLGLPAMLQAVRALMIVGIILSVIGLLVAIFALKCIRIGNMDDSAKAKMTLTSGIMFIIAGLCAIAGVSVFANMLVTNFWMSTASMYTSMGGMVQTVQTRYTFGAALFVGWVAGGLTLIGGVLMCIACRGLAPEETNYKAVSYHASGHNVAYRPGGFKASTGFESSTRNKKIYDGGARTEDEGQSHPSKYDYV
- the CLDN18 gene encoding claudin-18 isoform X1 — its product is MSTTRCQMVGFLLSALGLAGCIVATEMDMWSTQDLYDNPVTAVFQYEGLWRSCVQQSSGFTECRPYLTILGLPAMLQAVRALMIVGIILSVIGLLVAIFALKCIRIGNMDDSAKAKMTLTSGIMFIIAGLCAIAGVSVFANMLVTNFWMSTASMYTSMGGMVQTVQTRYTFGAALFVGWVAGGLTLIGGVLMCIACRGLAPEETNYKAVSYHASGHNVAYRPGGFKASTGFESSTRNKKIYDGGARTEDEGQSHPSKYDYV